One Streptococcus macedonicus ACA-DC 198 genomic region harbors:
- a CDS encoding putative mobilization protein encodes MNKDEQLVVQVLNAYKNGKIDFSNVPELYRLVRQEVNKDFRDYQEKIEAVANQKMESAIQEQLHRLEAENLKATILKDIQVEKQALLALKKELNEQKEQIKADRKREIVERYGILIANIVCLFCFLVVGILIGRWIYKGIWDGWGLHILYDTVIEIQPKHPYGAVVLGLGGFGLIGAGIYGSFRLMYEASTTWLDQRPKIFKRIFPKK; translated from the coding sequence ATGAATAAAGATGAACAACTCGTTGTTCAAGTATTAAATGCTTATAAAAATGGCAAAATTGATTTCAGTAACGTTCCAGAACTATACCGCTTAGTCCGTCAAGAAGTTAATAAAGACTTTCGGGACTACCAAGAAAAAATAGAAGCTGTTGCGAATCAAAAAATGGAGTCTGCCATTCAAGAACAACTCCATCGTTTAGAGGCAGAAAACTTAAAAGCGACCATACTGAAAGACATTCAAGTTGAAAAACAAGCATTACTCGCTTTGAAAAAAGAACTGAATGAACAAAAAGAGCAGATAAAAGCAGATCGCAAACGTGAGATTGTCGAACGTTACGGTATTCTGATTGCGAACATTGTCTGCCTGTTCTGTTTCTTAGTTGTCGGTATTCTCATCGGACGATGGATTTATAAAGGTATCTGGGATGGTTGGGGTTTACATATTTTGTATGATACTGTGATTGAGATACAGCCTAAACATCCTTATGGGGCAGTCGTTCTTGGATTAGGTGGATTTGGATTAATCGGTGCTGGAATCTATGGCAGTTTTCGATTGATGTATGAAGCTTCAACGACTTGGTTAGATCAACGTCCAAAAATCTTTAAAAGAATCTTTCCGAAAAAATAG
- a CDS encoding putative mobilization protein codes for MVLENKLGLTNSAELAKQEELLTKKRAKELFESGKIEDLAIGTFQGLSDIHQFLFQDIYDFAGKIREVNIAKGNFQFAPRIFLAQTLEYIDKLPQETFDEIIDKYSDMNVAHPFREGNGRATRIWLDLILKNKLHKIVDWNQIDKDEYLNAMIRSTVSTNELKYLIQKALTDDLGKEQFFKGIDASYYYEGYYEIKTEDL; via the coding sequence GTGGTTTTAGAAAATAAATTAGGCTTAACCAATTCAGCAGAATTAGCTAAACAAGAAGAGTTATTAACGAAAAAAAGAGCCAAAGAATTGTTTGAGTCTGGCAAAATAGAGGATCTGGCAATTGGGACGTTTCAAGGTTTATCTGATATTCATCAGTTTTTATTCCAAGATATTTACGACTTTGCGGGAAAAATTCGAGAAGTGAATATTGCGAAAGGAAACTTTCAATTTGCGCCACGTATTTTTTTAGCGCAAACACTTGAATATATTGATAAATTACCTCAAGAAACATTTGATGAAATTATTGATAAGTATTCGGATATGAATGTGGCGCATCCTTTTAGGGAAGGCAATGGACGAGCCACTCGTATCTGGTTGGATTTAATTCTTAAAAATAAACTACACAAAATCGTCGATTGGAATCAAATTGATAAGGATGAATATTTAAATGCCATGATCCGTAGTACAGTCAGCACCAATGAATTAAAATATTTGATTCAAAAGGCATTAACCGATGATTTAGGAAAAGAACAATTCTTTAAAGGAATTGATGCGAGTTATTATTACGAGGGCTATTACGAAATTAAAACAGAAGATCTATAA